The Planctomycetota bacterium region CAATTCGGGACATGGGCCGGCCGTGGTGGAGGTGAAAGGCACGCGACTCGCCCTGGGTCGCGGCATGGCCCTCCAGATTCGAGCGGAGTGACGCATGGCCTGCCATCCCGACGCCCCCGGCCGCCCGCCCGAGCGCGCGGCGGCCGGCGCCATCGTGGTCGCGCTCGCCGGCAACCCCAACTCCGGCAAGACCACGCTCTTCAACAACCTCACCGGCGCCCGCCAGCACGTGGCCAACTACCCCGGCGTCACCGTCGAGCGCAAGGAGGGCACGTGCACCCACAAGGGCCGCCGCATCCACGTCATTGACCTGCCCGGCACCTACAGCCTCACCCCCTACTCGGTCGAGGAGGTCGTCGCGCGCGACGTGCTCACCGAGGAGCGGCCCGACGTGGTGGTGGACGTGGTGGATGCCTCGAACCTCGAGCGGAACCTCTACCTGACGGTTCAGCTCGTGCAGCTCCGCGTCCCGCTGATCCTGGCGCTGAACATGGCCGACCTCGCCGAACGGCGGGGCCACGCAATCAACTACCAGCGGCTGAGCGAGCTGCTGGGCGCCCCCGTGGTGCCCACGGTGGGGCACAAGGACCGCGGCACTCAGGAGTTGCTCGACGCGATCGTGGCGCTGGCCGACGACCCCCAGCGGCCCGCGCCCGTGGAGGTGTCGTACGGGCGCGAGATTGACGAGGAACTGAACAAGCTGGTGCCGCTGATCCAGACGGCGCCCGAGCTGGCCAGCCACTACGACCCGCGCTGGCTGGCCCTCAAGCTGCTCGAGGACGACTCGATCATCCGGACGCGGGTCGAGCAGGGGGCCCCCGACGCCGCGGGCCTGCTGGCGGCGGCCGCCGCCTCGCGCCACCACCTTCAGACGGTCTTCGGCGACTCGCCCGAGATCGTCATCGCCGACCGCCGCTACGGCTTCATCTCCGGCGCCTGCCAGGAGGCCGTGGTCAAGACCGTCGAGGCGCGCCACACGGCGTCCGACCGCATTGACGGCCTGATCCTCCACCGCGTGCTCGGCGTGCCGATCTTCCTGCTCCTCACCTACCTCGTCTTCCAGTTCACCTTCACGGTCGGCGAGGCGCCCACAGGCTGGGTCGAGGCCCTCTTCGCCTGGCTCGCAGAGTCGGTCGCGCAGCTCTGGCCCAAGGCGGCCGACAGCGCCGTGCGCTCGCTGCTGTGCGACGGCATTCTCGGCGGCGTGGGCGGGGTGCTGGTGTTCGTGCCTTACATCATTCTGCTGTTCCTGGCCATTGCCGTGCTCGAAGACACGGGCTACATGGCCCGCGCGGCGTTCCTGATGGACCGCGTGATGCACAAGATCGGCCTGCACGGCAAGAGCTTCATCCCCATGCTCGTAGGCTTCGGGTGCAACGTGCCGGCCATCCTGGCCACGCGCACGCTCGACACGCGGCGCGACCGCCTCACCACCATCCTGGTGCTGCCGCTGATGAGCTGTAGCGCCCGGCTGGTGATCTACACAGTGCTCGTCGCCGCGTTCTTCCCCAACCGCGTGCTCGTGCGGCTGGGGTTCCTGACGGTTCGGCTCCAGCCCGTCATCCTCTTCGGCCTCTACGCGCTCGGCGCCCTGCTCGCCATCGGGGGGGCCAAGCTGCTGCGGGCCACCGTGCTCCGCGGCGAAACCCACCCCCTCGTCATCGAGCTCCCGCCCTATCGCGTGCCCACGCTCCGCGGCCTGGCCATCCACGTGTGGGAGCGCTCCTGGCTCTACATCAAGAAGGCCGGCACCGTGATCCTCGGCATCTCGATGGTCCTGTGGTTCCTCACCAGCTACCCGAGGAAGCCGCGTTACGACCAGGACTACGCGGCCCGCGAGCAGCGCGCCGCGGCCGCCTACGTCCAAGCCATGGAGAGCCTGGCCCCCGCGCTGGGCCTCGCCGCCCCCGATGCCGGCCTCCTCCGGCGGCTGGGTCTGGCCGATCTGGCCCTCGAGACGGCCCGCGATCAGCATTTCGAGCACGAGCCCGGCTTCCGGGCCGCCGCCGAACGCTACGCTGCCGAGATCGCGGAACTGCGCCAGGGCCCCGCAGGCGACCGGATCCAGCGGTTCCTCGACTTGCGCGACGAGGTGGCCGCCATCCGCGCCCGCTTCGACCAAGCCGCCGAGCACCACGGCGCCCACGAGGGGTCGCCCGCCCACTTCGTGCTCCTGCACAAGATGGAGCGCGAGCTTGCCAGCGTCAAAGAGCGCGCGCCCGACGGCTACGAGGCCGCCGTGAAGTGGCTCGACGATATCCGGCCCGCCTGGGAGGCCGAGCGCCAGGCCATCCGCCACGGCCAGGCGGCGGAGGACATCGCCTGGTCGGCGGCGGGCCGCATCGGCCGGCTCGTCGAGCCGCTGATCCGCCCGCTCGGCTTCGACTGGAAGATCGGCACGGCCCTCCTCGGCGCCTTCGGCGCACGCGAGGTCTTCGTCGCCCAGATGGGCATCATCTACGCCGTCGGCTCGGGCGAGGAACACGTCGAGGCCCTCCGCGAGCGCCTGCGGGCCGACTACTCGCCGCTCGTGGGCTTCTGCGTAATGCTCTTCTGCCTCATCAGCCTGCTGTGCCTGCCCACGCTGGCCGTGACCCGCCGCGAGACGGGCAGTTGGGGATGGGCCGCGTTCCAGCTCGGCAGCCTCACCGGCCTCGCCTATGTCCTCACGCTGGCCACGTACCAGATAGGTCGCCTCATCGGGTTGGGTGGGTAGGCGATCTGGGCCTGTTTATCATTATATGACACTGATAAAACCAAGTGCGCCAATGACTTGCACTCGCCCCATGAAAAACCGCCTAGAATGGCCTCTGCGACGTTCCGGAGGGGCCATTGGGCTCCTGATACCTTCGACCACTCGGGAGGGGAGCGGAGTTGCCATAAGTCCAGTCAACGGAAACACTTCAGGAAACCAGTCGCGACGGCGGAGTCTCGACGCCGGAGGCCCCAAATCGCATTTCTGGCTGTCAGCGTTTCCAGACACCCCAGCGCCCCCATGCAGGCAATCGCGCTTCACAAACGCCCCGTCGCGGTGTATGATGAGGAGGGATCGCGGGGAGCTTCGATCAGGCCGTAGTCAGGAGAGCGGCCATGAGGGCGCGTCGGCTTCTCACCGGGGCATTGGCGTTGGCGCTCGCAGCGGGCGCGGGTTGCTCTCGGCTGCTCCGGGGGCAGGACGTTGGGCCCCAGGCGCCTGAGCCCACCGTCGAGCCCGCCGTCCCGAAGGGCCTTCTGCCCTTCGGCCGCGACGACGGCATAGATGTGCCGGCCACCATCCGCGGCAAGGTGGTCAAGGTGGATAAGCTGGTCGGCGTCGCGGTCATCAACGTGGGCGAGTTGCAGGGCGTGAGGCCGCGCTACGCGTTCCTCGTCTCGCGCGAAGGCAGGTTCCTCGGCAAGCTCGTGGTCGAGGAGACGTACGACGACCTGTCGGCCTGCCGCTACGGCAAGACGATGCTGGGCCACGTAGAGGTGGGCGACGACGTGGCGACCAAGGCCGGGCCCGAGTGAGGACGGGAGCATGCCGGTGAGGGCCGCGCGGGCAGCTTGCTTGTGGGGTGCCGCCGTCATCCTGGCCGGCGGCGCCGGCGCGCCCGGGGCCGCCCGTTGTGGGGAAACCGCCGTGACGAAGATCGTGGCGCTGGGCGATTCGACGACAAACTGCGTCAAGAAGGCGGGAGTGACCGAGGAGACGGCGTGGCGGACTCTGCTCGCCGCCGGCCTGACGAAGCGCCTCGGACGGCCCATCGAGGTGGTGAACGCGGGCGTGGATGCCGACACGGCGCCGCTTGCGCTCCAGCGCCTCGAGCGCGACGTGCTGGCCCACCGGCCCGCCTGGGTGGTGGTGATGCTGGGCACGAACGACGCCGGCTTCTTCCGCCCGCCCAACGGCGTGGCCGACACGCCGCGGGTGGCGCTCGCGGACTTCGAGGCGGCCCTGCGCGAGATCATCCAGCGAGTTCGCAAGGCGGGCGCGGGCGTGGTCCTGTGCACCTCGGTGCCCATGAGCGCCCACTATGGCCTCCGCAACCTCCCCGCCTACGAGAAACACGGGCTGAATTACCTGGTGA contains the following coding sequences:
- the feoB gene encoding ferrous iron transport protein B — its product is MACHPDAPGRPPERAAAGAIVVALAGNPNSGKTTLFNNLTGARQHVANYPGVTVERKEGTCTHKGRRIHVIDLPGTYSLTPYSVEEVVARDVLTEERPDVVVDVVDASNLERNLYLTVQLVQLRVPLILALNMADLAERRGHAINYQRLSELLGAPVVPTVGHKDRGTQELLDAIVALADDPQRPAPVEVSYGREIDEELNKLVPLIQTAPELASHYDPRWLALKLLEDDSIIRTRVEQGAPDAAGLLAAAAASRHHLQTVFGDSPEIVIADRRYGFISGACQEAVVKTVEARHTASDRIDGLILHRVLGVPIFLLLTYLVFQFTFTVGEAPTGWVEALFAWLAESVAQLWPKAADSAVRSLLCDGILGGVGGVLVFVPYIILLFLAIAVLEDTGYMARAAFLMDRVMHKIGLHGKSFIPMLVGFGCNVPAILATRTLDTRRDRLTTILVLPLMSCSARLVIYTVLVAAFFPNRVLVRLGFLTVRLQPVILFGLYALGALLAIGGAKLLRATVLRGETHPLVIELPPYRVPTLRGLAIHVWERSWLYIKKAGTVILGISMVLWFLTSYPRKPRYDQDYAAREQRAAAAYVQAMESLAPALGLAAPDAGLLRRLGLADLALETARDQHFEHEPGFRAAAERYAAEIAELRQGPAGDRIQRFLDLRDEVAAIRARFDQAAEHHGAHEGSPAHFVLLHKMERELASVKERAPDGYEAAVKWLDDIRPAWEAERQAIRHGQAAEDIAWSAAGRIGRLVEPLIRPLGFDWKIGTALLGAFGAREVFVAQMGIIYAVGSGEEHVEALRERLRADYSPLVGFCVMLFCLISLLCLPTLAVTRRETGSWGWAAFQLGSLTGLAYVLTLATYQIGRLIGLGG
- a CDS encoding GDSL-type esterase/lipase family protein; this encodes MPVRAARAACLWGAAVILAGGAGAPGAARCGETAVTKIVALGDSTTNCVKKAGVTEETAWRTLLAAGLTKRLGRPIEVVNAGVDADTAPLALQRLERDVLAHRPAWVVVMLGTNDAGFFRPPNGVADTPRVALADFEAALREIIQRVRKAGAGVVLCTSVPMSAHYGLRNLPAYEKHGLNYLVKQYAEVTRRLAKEFSLPLAEVHEAFEKHPERDAFVPDGIHPDPRGQRLIADTILPVLERALAATAASP